A DNA window from Phoenix dactylifera cultivar Barhee BC4 chromosome 13, palm_55x_up_171113_PBpolish2nd_filt_p, whole genome shotgun sequence contains the following coding sequences:
- the LOC103720654 gene encoding acyl-CoA-binding domain-containing protein 4-like, whose product MDGVKRRKAMWLYPKVVGFNPPERWGHSACFFEGVVYVFGGCCGGLHFSDVLTLDLDSMAWSSLVTTGQKPGTRDSHTAAIVGHKMVVLGGTNGSKKVNDLHILDLRTKEWCKPNCRGIPPSPRESHTATVVGNDKLVIFGGSGEGEANYLNDVHILDLKNMSWTSPEVRGDPPAPRDSHTAVAIGSKLLIYGGDCGDRYHGEVDVFDMDTMTWSRLAVQGSSPGVRAGHASVNIGSKVYIISGVGDKQYYSDVWALDLGTCLWAQLDIRGQQPQGRFSHTAVVTATDIAIYGGCGEDERPLNELLILQLGSEHPNGRYNISMCKTFGNHWNQEKQKFLRGTEILKSMALKNGELCQESREVEAEPRRSLLCGLDNMHAKRRKTSDARVWEIESEQEEHSLSLSQHSSPSQSDQEQNTLQKLSTSTNDSISASQQFVHYKLHHQREPVNGVQGTTSDVHFLGAESPRQPKTTQFLHSVPQERQELQFLTLDQKPQPRPAFPPLIGAEVHGTVDGAFDSGYLMTAYVNGQILRGVLFAPGPGVTAPSPAIHSRGLTGSTAVSQHCAAPPHAIPLHFRPRSQAATFVPPQRGHRMRQARPLQVVKGQPSKLNSDLQGVVLTLGGPGGGSGP is encoded by the exons GGCTGTTGTGGTGGATTGCATTTTAGTGATGTCCTCACTCTTGATCTAGATAGCATGGCCTGGAGCTCCCTTGTTACCACAGGTCAAAAGCCTGGAACCCGAGACAGCCACACCGCGGCAATCGTAGGGCATAAGATGGTAGTATTAGGAGGCACAAATGGTTCAAAGAAGGTGAATGATCTTCACATACTAGATTTGCGGACGAAGGAATGGTGCAAACCCAATTGCAGAGGCATCCCACCTTCACCACGTGAAAGCCACACTGCCACTGTGGTAGGCAACGATAAGCTAGTTATATTTGGGGGCAGTGGAGAAGGGGAAGCAAATTACTTGAATGATGTTCATATACTAGACTTGAAGAACATGTCATGGACTTCTCCAGAGGTGAGAGGTGATCCCCCTGCACCAAGAGATAGCCACACTGCAGTTGCAATTGGCAGTAAGCTTCTTATCTATGGTGGTGACTGCGGTGATCGTTATCATGGGGAAGTTGATGTATTTGACATGGATACGATGACTTGGTCAAGG TTGGCAGTTCAAGGATCTTCACCTGGAGTCCGAGCAGGCCATGCATCTGTGAACATTGGATCCAAG GTTTACATCATAAGTGGAGTTGGTGATAAACAATATTATAGTGATGTTTGGGCTCTCGACTTGGGTACTTGTTTATGGGCACAGCTTGATATTCGCGGCCAACAGCCGCAAGGACGGTTTTCGCATACTGCTGTAGTCACTGCCACCGATATTGCTATATATGGGGG TTGTGGGGAGGACGAACGCCCTCTCAATGAGTTACTGATTTTGCAGTTAGGGTCTGAGCACCCTAATGGCCGTTACAACATTTCTATGTGCAAAACTTTTGGTAATCactggaatcaagaaaaacagAAGTTTTTAAGAGGAACAGAAATTTTG AAAAGTATGGCTCTGAAAAATGGAGAACTTTGCCAGGAATCTCGCGAAGTGGAAGCAGAACCAAGGCGCTCTCTTTTATGTGGTTTGG ATAACATGCATGCAAAAAGGAGGAAAACCAGTGATGCTAGAGTGTGGGAGATCGAATCAGAACAGGAAGAGCATTCTCTGTCGCTTTCCCAGCACTCATCTCCTTCACAATCTGATCAAGAACAAAATACTCTCCAGAAATTGTCGACTTCTACCAATGACTCCATTTCGGCCTCTCAACAATTTGTTCACTACAAGCTCCATCATCAGCGGGAGCCAGTAAATGGTGTTCAAGGGACTACATCAGATGTACATTTCTTGGGTGCAGAATCCCCAAGACAGCCAAAGACAACACAATTTCTTCATTCTGTTCCCCAAGAAAGGCAAGAACTTCAATTCCTAACCCTAGATCAGAAGCCACAGCCGAGGCCTGCCTTTCCTCCATTG ATTGGAGCTGAGGTTCATGGCACGGTGGATGGAGCATTTGACTCTGGGTACCTCATGACTGCTTATGTTAATGGCCAGATACTCAGAGGTGTCTTGTTTGCTCCA GGACCAGGTGTTACAGCTCCAAGTCCAGCAATCCATTCTCGGGGCCTCACAGGCTCCACTGCTGTTTCGCAGCATTGTGCAGCTCCCCCTCATGCCATTCCTCTCCATTTCAGGCCAAGGTCGCAAGCAGCCACCTTTGTGCCGCCCCAGCGTGGGCATCGTATGCGGCAGGCTCGCCCGCTCCAAGTCGTCAAAGGCCAGCCATCAAAGCTCAACAGCGATCTACAAGGTGTTGTCCTGACGCTGGGAGGACCTGGGGGAGGCAGTGGACCTTAG